The Actinomycetes bacterium region AGCACGCTTGACGTGCGGTTGTGCCACGGTGCGCGGGGAGCCGGCATGGGGGCGTCTTCGTCGCGATGCCGGCCGTTCACGGTTTCCGATGGTAGCCGCGGCGGCCGCGTCGCCGCCGGGGTCAACTGGCCCAGGACCGTGATGCGCTGGCCATCGTGGGAGCCAGTTGAGGGGCGGGTGGACCTGTGTCGATCAGCCGGTCACGTGATCAGCGTGCAGGTTCTTGGCGGTCGGCGAGGTGGGCACCGTGGCTGGGTCGGGACATGTGCGCAGCACTCGATCGGCGGTGCCGGAGGTCGTGACGTTGAACCAGTAGTGCTCGTTCTTGAAGTGGTGCAGCCGGTGGTTGCGGTAGATCGCACGGTACATGCGCGTTTTCGGCTTGTAGTCGGTGTGAATGAGGTAGTGGGTCCACTCGTAGGCCAAGCCGACGATAGTGAGGAATGCGAGGAAGGTCAGACCCAGGCCAGGGCGCGGGAACGCCAGCAGCGCAACCGCGACGGCCACCGGCAGCACCCACAGCAACGCCGGCCACGGAATGAATATCTCCGGCAGGCTGCGCGGAGCCATGTGGTGTTCACGATGTTTTCGGGCCAATAACGAGTC contains the following coding sequences:
- a CDS encoding sterol desaturase family protein, with the protein product DSLLARKHREHHMAPRSLPEIFIPWPALLWVLPVAVAVALLAFPRPGLGLTFLAFLTIVGLAYEWTHYLIHTDYKPKTRMYRAIYRNHRLHHFKNEHYWFNVTTSGTADRVLRTCPDPATVPTSPTAKNLHADHVTG